The Triticum aestivum cultivar Chinese Spring chromosome 5A, IWGSC CS RefSeq v2.1, whole genome shotgun sequence genomic sequence TGTCTTTGTTTGGTTTGATTTCTTGTGTTTGCATGTATGGGCTAGCCGTCAGTGTTCAATGCTTATGTTAATATAATAACGCCAAAATGTGCTGCAAATTCATGTTCAAGTTGAAATAAGGCCGAAGGGCTAAGTGTACTACTGGAGATTATATATTCCAGCTCTGAAGTTTCCTTTTGAGCCCCCGTTCTACTATGGTTTGGATTCTAGTTGAAGCGTGCGACCATCTATTCAGATGAGGAGACCGAGTAAGAAACCACTAAGCGGAGAGCAAACAGATCAATCTCTATCTATGAGTTTCTCAACCAAGATCCACTATTCAACCAAGACCCGCTAACTAATACTTTTACGCGAGCTTAGTTATTGGAAGTTGCAGCCGAGGAACTCTTATCCCTAGCCACAGTTGTTGCAGCACAAGGCTTGTCGCGATTGGGTCATATGTCAGTACTCTCACATTCCCCGTGGTCTCCCTAGTATGCTGAGCTGAACTGAAGTGAAGTGAAGCTGCGGGCGATGATGGACTGATCCCATGCTATTCAGGCGCCCGATAACGCTGGCTCCGATGGTGATGAGTTAAATGGTGGCTCAGATGTTTCTCTTCCTAATCCTTCAAGGTCCCCCATTCCTGACATCGTCCAAAGGCCGTTGGCGCTCTCCCATCTGACAGTGCGGGCTCTGCGTGTCGCCTATGGCAACACTACCCGAGTGGTCTATTGCATAGTGGATCCACGGGTACCCCGTCGCTGCTTCGTTTTTATCAACATCCGGTAAGCAGAACGGACAGAGAACTGTCCCAATTTCTCATAATGCCAGGCCCAAAAGTCCTCCATCCACATAGCAGGAAAAGTAGgcatttctttgatacttactcacctatgGCTAGATTTACCACCATTTGAGTACTACTATCACGAGCTGCCTCGCACGGTCTTCTCGTTCATCGGATGGGcaaacggctttccttaatggggagttggatgaggaaatttacatggagcAGCCAGATCAAGACTACCCGCGCATTCGCCTAACCCCGGGTTTTTTCATTCAAAATGAAGATTTTTTAGAAAATAAGCCCAAAAAGCATCTGACCTTGAAAAGAATCACCAGTTACTTGATCCATCCCTGCGGTAAGTGGGAGCGAATGTGACAGCCGATGGTAGTAGGATTTCCACAGGTTGAGCTCCTTATCTTTTGACTTTTCTAAGGATAGCCGAGTAGATATACTAGAATGGGATGAATCGAGCATGAGAAATCACTAGGCACAGGGGAGCCGTAAGGAAGAGGAGTAATATCGTTATAAAGTTCACGAATTCGATTCATTTTGGAATCGATAAGTGAACACGGAATCTCGTCTTGTTCCCCTTTGTTCCGAGGGAAATAAAGGGGAAATCACTGATTCATTTGGAGCTGTTTTCTAACTGACTCATTGACATGAGAGATTGGATGCGATGCGCCAGTCACTCGTACTACAGCGGACAAAGGTCACCGGCAAACGACCGTTCCACAATGGAACCTGGCACTACTGTTTGCCCTAAGGGCCGACCCACCTTTTCAGAGAAACAGACACATGACATCACTATATTACGCATTTTCGAGATAAGAAAGTGGAGAATGCACTCTTCCTTTTTTTACATTTTAAACTCATGTTCATGGTCTATTTTATTCCCAATTGTTGCCCGtgtgaaaagaaagaagagaaattgGGCCATGTTTCCCGAGAGAGACTGCCTTCTCTCAGGCCATCAGTCTTATCCTTATAGTCGACTGCTCTATGACGATCTGACCTCTTTCCTGGGCTCTGCTTGCTCGTCTACGCTCCGACCAATTCAGTCAAAATCGAAAAAATGATGTTTCCTTGAAAAAGTCTAAGAAATAGTAGTAGTAGTCAAAAAGTGCACTTTTTCCATATATTTCGATTTATAGGGATCCCTATCTTTATCTCTATCCACAGAGATACCTATCAATATAGAGAGAGATTTTTCTCAAAATTGATCTAGACTATCCTCTATCCGGATAGATATGTCCCTATGAGCGACTAGGCCGATCTTTTTTTATATGTTTTGGCCACGTCCGTTTCCGCTCCGAAGAGGAAGGCTTGGATCTTTCAATCTTATGTCGTGAGGGATGTGACCTATGTTAGGTCCATAAGATACCACAGATTTTAGTGTTCTATGATTCACCTCCGGATAATGAGTaggtagttcgatccttttgattctTATCTTCCTAGTAAACGGGGATCCGGAGCAATAGGTCAAATTACTATATAAAGAAGACTTTTCTACAAAAGGACTTATTGTTCGAGTAGGAAGATTTCGGTTTTTCTCCTTCCCTCTTTTCAATAAGAAGAAGTATTTGAAATGAAACAAATTCCTCTTCATTCTGTTGTGCTCAGCGAAGAAACTGCCTAAGCATACTTTTGCGGATCCAAACTTCTTTGTTCTTTCAAAGTCTTCTTCTTGCATATAAGAACGCAACTTTTGCAATTCCTTGGATTTGAGTAGTAAGCGGCATCCCCTCTGAGTTGTGAGTAAGCAGAACCATTCTTCTTTTGTTCTTCTCCAGATTCTGGCCGGTAGGAATTTGCCTCTTCTTTTTCCAACTGATATGGCCGATATGAATTTGCCTATGATTTTTCCAACTGATATGTCGATATAGAAAGATCTCCTTATTTCAAAACCACGGGTTCTCGCGTCATTTACTTTAAAAGATATTAGATCACCGTGGGAAACTTTCAAATGAGTAATGGTTACCAGTCCATTATTCAAACAAACCCTTCGATGACTTATCGGCTGCCTTGCTTGAGGAAGAGTGTCACTAAAATGGAGACGAACCGGAATCACGTCTGATCTTGTTTCTTGATTGAGTAAAAAAGGGATATATGAAGTTCGTTCTCTTCCTCTGTGCATCTCCCTTATGGGTAAATCCCCATAATAAAGATACAACTTTCGTGTAGTTTGTGATTTGATGTTACTGTTTAGATTTTCTCTATGAGAAAGATTTCTTTTAATGGATCTCCTCTTGTTGCTCAATCTTCGGAGAATACGGCGTTGGATTAGAGAAAGTTCTCTGTTCCGAACATTTCCTGGAAGTAGATGACACGTTTTAAATCTTAATGCTTGCATGGCATATTTCGTTGAATCAGTCTTTTTCGCCACATCGCGTATAAAGGGAATCGAACCCAACTCTTCCACGAACCCCCCACGAATGGCCCTCCCTTAATTCAATGAACTATGAgaattccttttttcttttttttcttttcagttctCATAAGTCCTTGATATACTAGCAGAAACTCAATACTTGACCGACTGCGTCACAATGCTCGGGTAAAGTGGCAGTGGTTGAAAGCGAGCGGAAACATCAGTGTTTTCTGTGCGTTACGAAAGTAGTGGTGAAATGAAATCCAATTCAAATATCTCAACGTAAAAGGAAGATCGTTTCACTTTGAAAGGAAAGCTAGCTATATGAGATCGAAACCACTCTATCTACGATattcattgcaccatgattgaaggACAATGAGGGGCAGGTTATATTCCCTTACTTCTGATCGATTGAGGAATTGCTGATAATGACACCAGGTCTGTAGCATCTACTGCTATTGCAAGGCCTGAAGCACGTGGGAGAATGTTCGTTTTTTCTGGATCGGATTAGCAAAAGCAAGCAAGTATGTGATGTGGCGGGGAAGCCTAAAAGAAGCCTTTGGGAGGCAGTGTGGTGACGCCTGTTTGGCGCGTGGGAATTAACTAATCTAATGATATATTGGTAACTGCCTGTGGGTCCGCACACCACTCCTTATGTTCAGCTAAAAAACCTTCTGGGTCAAATTTATTAAGAAATAATCAAAGATTAGAATGCCAATGTGAATTTAGGTTCAAAAGGATCAATAGCACATGACAAAGTTCAAGTGTCTTCTCTTCAAGAGAATAGAGCATAATTGTAGGATTATATGGATATCAGTGCTTTTATTCAATTCCCGAGGCACTCTTCAACGATTGAGGAGATTCCCGAGGCAGTCTTAGTGCTATCATCAGGGTCACCAGCCTACTGTACCCCTTATTCTGGCTTAGCCTTGCTTAAACAGAAGAGGCTTGGTTAGCATCCTTTCTATCAGGTGCTGTTCTTTGCTACCAACAATTCTTTAAGTATGCGGTGAAGTAAATAAGAGTGCACTTGCTGACAGTAAAACCCCAAGAAATATCACAGTATAGGCCGATATCTTTGTGCAATGTCATTTACAAGCTATGCTCCAAAGTCTTGGCAAATAGGCTGAGGTACTAGATGAGATCATTTCCGAGGACTTATTAAATAGGGGTGCTTTTTCTACGAATATAATCAATTCCATAATGCTATCCGCTTTGACGAAGCAAATCAGATGACGGGCGATCTACGCCTTGAAAAGGAGAAGAAGTGGTTCTCGATACTGAGCAAAAAGTCACTTTCGATGCAGAAAGTAGGAAACCAAGGAAGCAGGCATTGGCAAAGAGTGAATCTTTATCCGATCCTATAATGGCTCAATCCGATCCAACAACGGTACTTCCAAAGGCTCCTCGGCTAAGAAACATAATAGTTGTATTGGCAAGGCATGAAAGGGATTTTCTAATGCTATCCGAAGACGAATCGGAATACGGAACCGGAAGCCGTAGCCCAGAACCTTTAGCTTGAGCGGAAGGGGAGGAAACCGGCTATTCGAACTGGCGGGTGGGTGGATACCCTAGTGCTTATTGCTTTGTCGGAGCAGGGGCGGAGAGGGATTCATTAGTTTGACAACACAAGGGTGTCATGTGGAGAAAGAGAATTGAACTATTCTCCGGGTACTGGTACCGCTTATGCCCAAGTAAGTGAAGAAATCATGTAAGATGGACTTGATTTACTTCCCTTTCCAAGACCTATACCATATGGTTTGGGTATACCACTATCACCTATCGAAATGAAACACTAACCTGCCCACGACCCCCTATACCGGATACCTTTGCTTTGAAACCAATGACTAGTAGAGGATTTCGAGGAACAAcagcaaagggaagtagggatgggcttcgtgtcggacacggacatgcactgcattaggttaacttgacaaggctatcaaaccggttttgggccttgtggcaaaagaggtcgggagccggggtatgagatacctacccgaccgacaggagtcatacagagatacgattagcaaggagttgcttaccagatagacatgttgtctagcagtgatgctaaagctcactagtcgcatgtgctagtcggatcctgaatcctGAGAGTTTGCgaagggatgctgacttcagtgggagtatttctgtttaaggctagaattactctacataaacacatgcttagtgattgcatatttttctattgtagatcaatggcaccacctgctcaacccaactttgcattgatatcaattctggaaaaggataaactgaatggaacaaactttaccacgtggtatagaaatttgagaattattctcaagcatgataaaaaggaacatgttctagaggatccacttccagatgAACCTGCTgataatgctagtaccacaaccaagaatgcctaccagaaactcgttgatgaatcaaacgagattagttgcctcatgctggcttgtatggagcccaatTTGCAGCATCATTTCGAAGAtgttggggctttcgatatgatcgagagtctcaagagcatgtttcaggtgcaggctaggaccgaaaggttcaatgtctggcgatccttgatggattgtaagctgaaggaaggtgatccactgagcccgcatgtgatcaagatgatcagatatgtgcaagctttggatcgggtgggcttcccgctcttggatgagctggctactgatgcagttctgggttctcttccgcccagctatgggacgttcatctcgaactatcatatgcatggtatggatgagaagctcactgaattgcatgggatgttcaaagtggcagagcaggatattgaGAAAggcaagcatcaagtgttgatggtgcagaaattggctaagttcaagaagagttggtccaagaaaaaggctaaagaAAAGGGCATGGAGACGGTAACCTCTGCCGCTGCACCGAAGTCTAgaccggactcaaagaccatttgctatcattgcaaggaaactggtcactagaagaggaactgtagcaagtggcttgtagagcatggcaagaaggccgggaatgctgcttcaggcaaaggtacacttgttgcatatgttatagacatttaccgtGCTGCCATACCTagcagctcttgggtatttgataccggatcggttcttcacatttgcaactcgatgcaggggctggtaagaactaggtgtgtggcacaaggggagattgacattagggtcggcaacaaagcaagagttgttgcgttggaggtcggcacgatgcagctccagcttccttctagatttattttggaattgaataattgttattacattcctgcacttagtcggaacattatttctgcctcatgcttgatgagtcaaggttatgaattcaattaaTAGTTGTTcaatttatttgaatggtatgttccacggctatgcacccattgttgatgggttattcatattgaatctagaacaggaaccggtctataacatgaatgtcaagaggcataagcctaatgagataaatccgacatacttctggcattgccggcttggacacattagtctgaaacgcataaAGAAGCTCCATGACGATGGACTCCTAACTTCAACcgactttgggtcgttcgagacatgcgaatcatgctttctcggcaagatgactaagtctcctttcgcaaagagttgtgagagggcatccgagctgttggaactgatacacagtgatgtgtgtcgaccaatgagcacaactaccagaggtggctatcagtacttcgtgacttttatcaacgacttgagtagatatggatatatctatttgatgaggcacaagtcggagacttttgaaaagttcaaagagtttcaaaacgaggttgagaatcagctcggcaagactataaaacttctacgatatgatcgtggaggtgagtacatgagccaggagtttgatgatcatctgaaaagcagaggtatagtacctcagctcacaccttcgGGTACGCCAAAGAGAAATGGTGTATCAAAACAGAGGAATCGTACCTTTTTGTACATGGTTcaatctatgatgagcaaatcggatttacccttgtcattctggtgatacgctctagaaactgcagctttcacacttaacagggtaccatcaaaatccgtagacaagacaccacatgagatgtggaccgggaagagtcccagtttgtcttttctaaagatttggggttgtgaagcatttgtcaagaaacttatgtcagacaagcttacacccaagtcgaatagatgcatattcgtgggatattcgagggaaaccttgggatatagcttctacaaccggaaAGAGAACAAAGTGCTTGTTGCtcagaacggggttttccttgagaaagagtttctcagtcgggacgCCAGTGGGAGGacagtccgactcgaagaaattcgagtaccactcggggacggctcagcTGATGATGAGATCATAtcagagtcagtcagggaacccataGTGGAAGAGGCATCGGAACCACGGAGGTCAGAAAGATTGCACaaagtgcgtgatgtattgttgttAGAAAGTgacgagccggccacatatgcgtaagcgatggtgagcccagattccggggaatggctggaggccatgagatccgagttaaagtccatggatgagaatcaagtctgggacttggttgatccgccgcctggtgtaacagccattggttgcaaatgggtcattaagaagaaaaccaatgtggatggaaatgttcagatcgacaaagcttggcttgtcgctaagggttatggacaagttcaaggaattgactacaagGAGACTTACTCGCCaatagcgatgctgaagtcggtgaggatcgtactagctactgctgcatatttcgattacgagatatggcagatggatgtcaagacagctttccttcacggaaatttaaccaaggacgtgtatatgatacagcccgacgGTTTTGTCGAtctgactagcactagtaaggtatgcaatctcaagagatccatttatggattgaggcaagcatctcggagctggaacattcattttgatgaggtcgtcactggttttggcttcatcaaaagcaaagaggactcttgtttatataagaagttaagtgggagctcgatagtgtttttgatcttgtatgtggatgacatactacttatcggaaatgatatttcgatgctgaactcggtcaaggaatcattgaatggcaagttttcgatgaaggaccttggtgaggcaatgtacattttaggcattaaggtctatagagatacatcaaggaggctgctcggcttaagccagagcacgtacatatataaagtgttgaagcgtttcaacatgagtgaggcaaagaaagggttcttgccactctcacatggtataaggctaagagagactcagagtccttcgacatctgtgttgacaccagattttcgCATGGTCAAAAAAATAATTAAGATGGCATCAAATGGataagtgctcaaagtgagaaaatTCCAtttcgtcaaaaggagaaactttgatatttgggccatagccatccggtctcatctctaaggccaaagttgtgtttgaagtattcagattttgtattcagaatactattcggctgattacgcccacaagatggcctcatatgagaaatgtttctacacggattgtctttgtctcgtcgaagcgatcgatttcgatataaaaacatctaaatcggagttcgtatgcaaaagttagagtcaAAACTATGTGCTGCATAAGTCTGCCCCGGAAGTTTCAGGCAAAACTTTCGGGGAGGTTTCGGGCTAAACAGAAACTTTGCAGGCGGTGCGCCCCGGCAGCTGGAATTTTAACATTATTTGAAGATTTGCGGGGCCGATTTCGACATCAatatgacctcggatgaaaaagtgatcaatGAAGGAatttttctccattgcaagatctacaactttgcttttgggaccatcgcgatccgaagccatatgcgacctgcaggagctgtgcacgagggctacttgatgtaattttagcccggaagttctgggctgaccggaagttccggccctcgtatTCCGAATTAGGTTAACTTTTGATGTTTTGGATAGGATTTGAGaccttttcttgtacggaaagtccagccgcctcatatatatgtaaggggtgacagccgattgaataacaacacacaatcgatcaaataatataccactttttacctttacctttccttctcccttgttcttcttcttcctcgttctttgtcTGTTCTTCGTTTGCAGGgcagcgaacctcgaggccctaggggcggtcaggccgacctagggcagcccatagcctccgcgcgccctgacggggtccctcccgggcgtgtggggtttcgggtcctcaaaagcgcccgccggattgtcttgcgtaccgcgcttccggcgggtctccttcgacgtgagctgcagtgcatcacccccggtgtcgagggtacacAGTGACGTGTCCGTGTGCGAaccactttttggcgactccgctggggacgaagctttgaatggtctccagcccgttcttgatACGAAGAGAtcatcatctagggtttgcaatctacaaagataatatgaatacccaattcccttttgtagatgcaaataattcatatgttgttgctagatcgcctaatgagcataatgtatcgactagccctagttttattaatcatgcatctaattatgcgcaagggccaATGCAAagcaatcttcatgcttcaaattcttatgattttagcaacgtacaacatatgtatccaaactctcatgcattggcaaccccacaaatccatacgccgatgaacaacatgatgggtttggttaatcaatttgaaacacctcatctTAAAATtcccaatagcatacaagaaagtgtttcacctttttattcatcggcaactaattttcAATATGTGAATCCAAtcttgccgatggatgggagaattggccatggtactactagctattcggccagttactctcaaccatcatatgctacacctcatgttagtaacttttcagcaccgtatgcaactgtagatgttcataattcggccccgcatcttcatggtcatagccgaataagtgaaaattttacaggaacacatgtgccatcatcaaatactgtagcatataatgcatactctatGCAATTCAAGAATTTTGGAAACACTCGtgaatcattgccgaaagaatctgaaagtattgcgGAGCAATCTCTTCCAGAAGTGGTTGTGGCTATGTTAAAAAAGAGCTTGACAcaaaataagaggattagtgctctttgccttgaacaatataaAAAGGGGTTGTatcctgattatgctgcaataaaggctagagttttgcaagaagatgaaacttcatcaattgatagaattggcgagagagcatatggttatacagcagtgcatacacctccacctagtacgacaacatattatacaccccctacacaattgcaaaatttcggcaacactgaCACTTCATTGTCGAAAgattctaaaagcattggggggcaaactaatctagagcgggctgagattgagaggggagttaaagctttgcgcgatagggtgcaagtacttcgccaagagagaattgatagggaattagctcaaagaaaagaagtgttgccaattgatataaccggtgaaaacaatgatgattcggaaactaaaagtgcttcggttgaaaaagccgaatcatgTAGTAAagattctgaatccatcaaatacaaagaggaaaacattgttgagaaagggcatggaaagtatagcaagacagccatacttgatttttctgaagttaatggaacctacttcctgccctatgagtttcgtgccatagaaattgacacgtttcaaggacaagaacaagtagccgaacaaagttcggttgAAAAAGATCTTAATATTtatgatgcacggaatcaagagGAAAATTGTGATGCGGTGTTGGGAAGCCATCCAAAAACAAAGCACGATATTATTCATGCCATGcaatcatcatgctctcccaacatatttgaagaggtatgtctagtaagtaatttacctattttcatatttggtcacaactttattgttgatgcgtctattagaaaaattctcataagtaattttcaaggaccaatgaagaagggtattTTACttattagcaataaaattgttactaaGCATGTTGGTCAATATATTGTACCATTCAAAtagaccgatagtgacttattactgTGTCCAAAGCAtttcccattgctttatttaaagtttatatctaattgggtagctttgcttgcttcatacttggcttacgcatggtctcaattgagacgtgtatgttctaactactttgatttcagaaatttaaagccaaggctAAAATCTTTTGGGAAAACCGATGCTGgtatagtttcttatttaaggACATTGGAAAAAGAATGTGAAAGAGAATTCATAGTCGAATGGGAAgatgccaaatctgaaccattcgtttgcttaactccaaagctgttctcacaacaagatcgtctagaaaacaaaaggtataccttcaattcaaacatgtgtgatcaaatctttgctttgttgttgaaaaataattacattagaattcttgatcaccatgtcaagccatctatccaaggacgaatgtactgtaagttgcatgattcatccaagcataattttgaggactgccacatgtttcgtcaaatagttaaatcagccattgaaaaaggacgattgaaatttgttgaaacaccaaaggatgaccagtctattccgattggtcttgatggcaaaaagtttttgcatcagCTACTTCAAGCTGGTCCatctaaagagaaggtaaaaagtacaggtga encodes the following:
- the LOC123108325 gene encoding ribosomal protein S4, mitochondrial-like; the encoded protein is MQALRFKTCHLLPGNVRNRELSLIQRRILRRLSNKRRSIKRNLSHRENLNSNIKSQTTRKLYLYYGDLPIREMHRGRERTSYIPFLLNQETRSDVIPVRLHFSDTLPQARQPISHRRVCLNNGLVTITHLKVSHGDLISFKVNDARTRGFEIRRSFYIDISVGKIIGKFISAISVGKRRGKFLPARIWRRTKEEWFCLLTTQRGCRLLLKSKELQKLRSYMQEEDFERTKKFGSAKVCLGSFFAEHNRMKRNLFHFKYFFLLKRGKEKNRNLPTRTISPFVEKSSLYSNLTYCSGSPFTRKIRIKRIELPTHYPEVNHRTLKSVVSYGPNIGHIPHDIRLKDPSLPLRSGNGRGQNI